One stretch of Cervus canadensis isolate Bull #8, Minnesota chromosome 5, ASM1932006v1, whole genome shotgun sequence DNA includes these proteins:
- the TCF23 gene encoding transcription factor 23 codes for MAQREARGARAMPGLGQSPAKATPRLSAGTERKRNRLSRTGQDLWEESSWSNQRWSRAALNPRGARARSLARGRSEASPENAARERSRVRTLRQAFLALQATLPAVPPDTKLSKLDVLVLATSYIAHLTRTLGQEMPGPAWPPFLRGLRYLHPLKKWPMRSRLYAGGLGCSGLDSTTASNSGQRTKEAEAGPQVPGEADTLLPTRPLSPAPGDK; via the exons ATGGCACAGAGGGAGGCCAGAGGGGCACGGGCCATGCCAGGACTGGGCCAGAGCCCAGCCAAGGCCACGCCGAGGTTGTCAGCAGGCACTGAGAGGAAGAGGAACCGCCTGAGCAGGACAGGGCAGGACCTGTGGGAAGAGTCCAGCTGGAGCAACCAAAGATGGAGCCGAGCTGCCCTGAACCCTCGAGGAGCCAGGGCCAGGAGCCTGGCTCGGGGTCGG AGCGAGGCCAGTCCTGAGAACGCTGCGCGGGAGCGGAGCCGGGTGAGGACGTTGCGCCAGGCCTTTCTGGCCCTGCAGGCCACCCTGCCGGCCGTGCCGCCTGACACCAAGCTGTCCAAGTTGGACGTGCTGGTGCTGGCCACCAGCTACATAGCCCACCTCACCCGTACGCTTGGACAAGAGATGCCCGGCCCTGCCTGGCCGCCTTTCCTGCGTGGACTCCGCTACTTGCACCCTCTCAAG AAGTGGCCAATGCGATCTCGTCTCTACGCCGGAGGCCTGGGGTGCTCTGGCCTTGATTCCACCACAGCCTCCAACTCGGGCCAAAGAACAAAGGAGGCAGAGGCCGGGCCCCAGGTCCCTGGAGAGGCAGACACCCTTCTTCCCACCAGACCGCTGTCACCAGCACCCGGTGACAAGTGA
- the PRR30 gene encoding proline-rich protein 30 codes for MLPPNKAQVLLRNTAPPGRPPQGPSQTADSLFYNLQPQSRQQSLRSTQPSCSPPPRSHSAGSHLYSSDSNSDFVLHPYSSSLSNSPTFFHQNCLSLSPPCSSSPSRRLFPSATLTHSSSLSQPQNSSFPGSPCQSPFHLEDLPTSTLTSPSPSPPSRGVHSNGQAWHSHQYRKTRSPGEEGVCVASGKDPAEFKDPGALAQALVLRLGHRRIAHDLQLLLLQRLWLGQTDKAPVVEYPVCLVCLRLRTPSCPIPRYRTGPRLLAFPQLLPCTQGKESGPLRMGIGFGLRLPQGQAKALHLLPKRKPEEAGPQAKAAQASGCQAQAAQAPAALAQADLGPGTLSQNGSLRSAGRQSLNSTRHSESLTQAPKQAMVHLKPRPSSAPKRPASPGPIPQKSPL; via the coding sequence ATGTTGCCTCCAAACAAGGCCCAGGTGCTGCTACGGAACACAGCACCCCCTGGGCGGCCCCCTCAGGGCCCCTCACAAACTGCAGACTCCCTTTTCTATAACCTACAACCTCAGTCTCGCCAACAATCACTCCGCTCCACCCAGCCATCTTGCTCTCCTCCCCCACGGTCCCACTCTGCGGGCTCCCATCTCTACTCTTCTGACTCAAATTCTGACTTTGTCCTACATCCCTActcttcttctctttcaaattcccccactttctttcatcagaattgcctctctctctcccctccctgttCTTCCTCGCCTTCCCGCCGGCTATTCCCCTCTGCTACCCTCACGCACTCCTCCTCACTCTCTCAGCCACAGAACTCCTCTTTCCCCGGCTCACCTTGCCAGTCGCCTTTCCATCTCGAAGATCTACCTACCTCCACTCTCACGTCCCCGAGCCCCAGCCCACCTTCTCGTGGGGTCCACTCTAACGGCCAGGCATGGCACTCGCATCAGTACAGGAAAACCAGgtcccctggggaggagggggtatGCGTGGCAAGCGGGAAGGACCCTGCAGAGTTCAAGGACCCAGGAGCCCTGGCCCAGGCCCTGGTGCTCCGTCTGGGGCACCGCCGTATCGCCCACGACTTGCAGCTACTGCTTTTGCAGCGCCTGTGGCTAGGCCAAACCGACAAGGCCCCGGTCGTGGAGTACCCTGTATGCCTGGTGTGTCTCCGGCTCCGCACCCCCTCTTGCCCCATCCCCAGGTACAGGACTGGACCCAGACTGCTTGCTTTCCCCCAGCTGCTGCCCTGTACCCAGGGCAAGGAATCCGGACCGCTCCGCATGGGCATTGGCTTTGGCCTCCGCCTGCCTCAGGGCCAGGCCAAGGCCCTACATCTGCTGCCAAAAAGAAAGCCAGAGGAAGCAGGGCCTCAGGCCAAGGCTGCTCAGGCCAGTGGGTGTCAGGCCCAGGCAGCTCAAGCCCCAGCAGCTCTGGCCCAGGCAGATCTAGGCCCAGGCACCCTCTCCCAGAACGGGAGCCTCAGGTCTGCAGGCCGCCAGTCACTAAACTCCACGCGCCATTCAGAGTCTCTAACTCAGGCACCAAAACAGGCTATGGTCCACTTGAAGCCCAGGCCTTCCTCTGCCCCAAAGAGACCTGCCTCTCCAGGGCCCATTCCCCAAAAGTCACCACTCTAG